The Xiphias gladius isolate SHS-SW01 ecotype Sanya breed wild chromosome 4, ASM1685928v1, whole genome shotgun sequence genome includes a window with the following:
- the opn8c gene encoding opsin 8, group member c, with the protein MPLNSSDDNRTISVFTSKLTPAADICVGLAILSVVLLSVLGNGLVLVICYRRRKKMVGSELLCVNLAVVDFLCCICFYPLSILSSFHHAWLGENITCVYYGLGCYIFGLCSMFTITAISIIRYLKTFYSLVYAVWLEGANIRIACCAIWLVAAVWSSFPLFGWGEYVPEPYGLSCTIAWRGYHTSAKDAFYVICSFACFTLVPVLLIVVSQCRILYKVSRFSYSLSARGIRNNLRHAEKRLSVMFFCISLGFVIAWAPYAVVSFLFIFHKEHWYMAPEGFVFPALFAKSSHVYNPFIYFYFNKTFQRELRCLLVSFCPKLGGNRVGVHIAAGHQAPYPIHIQLQERSCIQKKNFGVSQDRNHSKSKSRGRVTHTSGNRVHSRPVYTCWGSTSRNAPTILGNEPAKASLPVSI; encoded by the exons ATGCCTCTGAACTCCTCTGACGACAACCGGACCATCTCTGTGTTCACCTCCAAACTGACCCCTGCTGCTGACATATGTGTGGGACTGGCCATTCTCTCCGTCG TTCTGCTCTCAGTTCTGGGCAATGGGCTGGTTTTGGTGATCTGTTACcgcaggaggaagaagatggtGGGCTCGGAGCTGCTGTGCGTCAACCTGGCCGTGGTCGACTTCCTCTGCTGCATCTGCTTCTACCCGCTCTCCATCCTGTCCTCGTTCCACCATGCGTGGCTGGGGGAAAACATCACATGCGTTTACTACGGCCTCGGCTGCTACATCTTCGGACTGTGCAGCATGTTCACCATCACCGCCATCAGCATCATCCGCTACCTGAAGACCTTCTACAGCTTGGTTTACG CCGTGTGGCTAGAAGGAGCCAACATCCGAATAGCGTGCTGTGCCATCTGGCTGGTCGCTGCCGTGTGGTCCAGCTTCCCTCTGTTCGGCTGGGGTGAGTACGTCCCCGAGCCTTACGGCCTGTCCTGCACCATCGCCTGGAGGGGGTATCATACCTCAGCGAAGGACGCGTTCTACGTCATCTGCTCCTTTGCCTGCTTCACACTGGTTCCTGTCCTCCTCATCGTGGTGTCCCAGTGTCGGATCCTCTACAAGGTCTCCCGCTTCTCCTACTCGCTGTCTGCGAGGGGCATCCGCAACAACCTGCGACACGCTGAAAAACGCCTCTCCGTG atgtttttctgcattaGCCTGGGTTTCGTGATTGCCTGGGCCCCGTACGCTGTCGTGtccttcctcttcattttcCACAAGGAGCACTGGTACATGGCTCCTGAGGGCTTTGTTTTCCCAGCCCTCTTCGCCAAAAGCTCCCATGTCTACAACCCGTTCATCTATTTCTACTTTAACAAGACTTTCCAGCGGGAACTGCGCTGCCTGCTCGTCTCATTCTGCCCCAAGCTGGGGGGAAACCGAGTGGGGGTCCACATCGCCGCGGGCCATCAAGCCCCGTACCCGATCCACATTCAGCTCCAGGAAAGAAGCTGCATCCAAAAGAAGAACTTCGGTGTGTCTCAGGACAGAAATCACAGTAAGAGCAAGAGCAGAGGCAGAGTAACGCACACCAGTGGCAACCGTGTCCACAGCAGGCCCGTTTACACCTGCTGGGGGTCCACGTCGAGGAATGCCCCCACCATCTTGGGCAATGAACCTGCCAAAGCCTCCCTACCTGTCTCTATATGA